The Armatimonadota bacterium genome includes a window with the following:
- a CDS encoding NAD-binding protein, whose product MSRKNPMYVIIVGGGKVGYHLSRALCAEGNEVLIIEKDRKTAELLTGELGETVMHGDGCEIRTMNEAGMGRANVVVAVTGDDEDNLVICQMAKRKFGVPRTIARVNDPKNEELFQQLGIDQTVSSTRIIFNLLEQQIETGQVIPLAALKKGEIEVVEADINSSSPANGVKIGQLDLPANALIISVIRDDHAIIPHADTKLRAGDSVIAMIKADREKELRDIFSGEQA is encoded by the coding sequence ATGAGTAGAAAGAACCCGATGTATGTGATAATTGTTGGTGGCGGGAAAGTGGGTTATCACCTCTCTAGAGCGCTATGTGCAGAGGGAAATGAAGTCCTTATCATTGAAAAAGACAGAAAGACCGCTGAATTGCTCACTGGTGAACTCGGTGAGACGGTGATGCATGGAGACGGCTGCGAGATCCGCACAATGAATGAGGCCGGAATGGGCAGAGCCAACGTGGTCGTAGCCGTAACGGGCGATGATGAAGACAACCTGGTAATCTGCCAAATGGCCAAAAGAAAATTCGGCGTGCCCAGAACTATTGCCCGCGTCAACGATCCCAAGAACGAAGAACTCTTTCAGCAGCTCGGGATCGACCAGACCGTCAGCAGCACCCGGATCATATTCAACCTGCTCGAACAGCAGATCGAGACGGGACAGGTTATACCCCTTGCCGCTCTTAAGAAGGGCGAAATTGAGGTCGTTGAGGCAGATATCAACTCATCTTCACCGGCCAATGGCGTGAAAATCGGTCAACTTGATTTGCCTGCTAATGCTCTGATCATATCCGTCATTCGTGATGACCACGCTATTATCCCGCACGCGGACACAAAGCTGCGCGCAGGCGACAGCGTGATCGCCATGATTAAAGCAGATAGAGAAAAGGAGCTACGAGATATTTTCTCAGGTGAGCAGGCCTAA
- a CDS encoding TRAM domain-containing protein has protein sequence MSYRFGDEIEVIIDREGLGSDEGVGHLPDETMVVISGAGGKVGECVRATVLAIESTRLGPSVLANAKY, from the coding sequence ATGAGTTACCGATTTGGCGATGAGATCGAAGTTATTATTGACCGCGAAGGGCTGGGCAGTGACGAAGGAGTCGGCCATTTGCCTGATGAAACGATGGTTGTGATTTCGGGTGCAGGCGGCAAAGTCGGCGAGTGTGTAAGAGCAACTGTGCTTGCAATCGAGTCCACAAGGCTCGGCCCGTCCGTCCTGGCAAATGCGAAGTACTAG
- a CDS encoding aminopeptidase — protein MIDPRMKKLADLLVGYSVKVQTGEKVLIDSYEIPSDMVCVLVDRVCQAGGQPFVDVHDARIRRALISNSTEEQMKILGKRDLEFMKDMDCYISLRGGHNVTELSDIPDDRMKIYQEHWQKPVMDQRVDHTKWVVLRWPSSSMAQLAGMSTESFENFYFDVCTLDYDKMSKAMIPLKERMERTDRVRLIGPKDTNLEFSIKNIPAILCDGHVNIPDGELFTAPVKDSSNGVIQFNAGTIYHGKPFDDIRLVLKDGKVVEATGSDNKALNDILDSDDGARYIGEFSLGFNPHIKHAMRDILFDEKIDGSIHFTPGRAYMEADNGNKSKIHWDMVMIQRPEYGGGEIYFDDELIRKDGRFVPDYLQGLNPESLV, from the coding sequence ATGATAGATCCGCGAATGAAAAAACTGGCCGACCTGCTGGTCGGATACTCAGTGAAGGTTCAGACGGGCGAGAAAGTCCTTATAGACTCATATGAAATTCCTTCGGACATGGTCTGCGTGCTTGTAGATCGTGTGTGTCAGGCTGGCGGGCAGCCATTTGTAGACGTCCATGATGCGAGAATAAGACGTGCGCTTATATCCAACTCCACCGAAGAGCAGATGAAGATTCTCGGCAAGCGCGACTTGGAGTTCATGAAAGATATGGACTGCTATATATCTCTGCGCGGCGGCCATAATGTTACCGAACTCTCCGATATTCCCGATGATCGAATGAAAATCTACCAGGAACACTGGCAGAAACCTGTGATGGATCAGAGGGTCGACCATACTAAGTGGGTAGTGCTGCGCTGGCCGTCATCATCGATGGCTCAGCTTGCGGGTATGAGCACGGAGAGCTTTGAGAACTTCTATTTTGACGTGTGCACTCTTGACTACGACAAAATGTCAAAGGCTATGATCCCGCTTAAGGAGCGAATGGAACGAACGGATCGTGTGCGACTAATCGGCCCGAAGGATACAAATCTGGAGTTTTCAATAAAAAACATTCCGGCCATTCTCTGCGATGGGCATGTCAATATACCGGATGGCGAACTCTTTACAGCTCCGGTCAAAGACAGCTCCAATGGAGTGATCCAGTTCAATGCAGGCACGATATACCATGGCAAGCCGTTCGATGACATTCGGCTGGTATTGAAAGATGGCAAGGTTGTCGAAGCGACCGGATCGGACAACAAGGCGCTCAATGATATCCTCGACTCTGACGATGGCGCGCGCTATATCGGGGAGTTTTCGCTCGGCTTTAACCCGCACATAAAGCATGCAATGCGCGACATTCTCTTCGATGAGAAGATCGACGGCTCCATACACTTCACACCCGGACGGGCTTACATGGAGGCCGACAACGGCAATAAGTCGAAAATCCACTGGGATATGGTCATGATCCAAAGACCGGAATACGGCGGTGGCGAGATCTATTTCGATGACGAACTGATCCGCAAAGACGGCCGGTTTGTGCCCGATTATCTGCAGGGCCTAAACCCCGAAAGCCTCGTCTAA
- a CDS encoding TrkA family potassium uptake protein, which translates to MKVVILGCGRVGSTIATMMAREGHEVTVIDQNPDSFRRLASDFEGKKVVGNGLSEDTLKKADAEHADAFVAVTNGDNRNIMSVQLAKVRFKVPKVVARIYDPIRSYVYADMGIDTICTTCLGAGILHDKILGKPYDKIEQYSQFGLEDKVLEATNE; encoded by the coding sequence ATGAAGGTAGTTATTTTGGGCTGCGGCAGGGTAGGATCTACAATTGCGACCATGATGGCCCGCGAAGGGCATGAAGTAACTGTTATTGACCAAAACCCTGATTCGTTCCGCAGGCTGGCAAGCGATTTTGAAGGCAAGAAAGTAGTCGGCAATGGGCTTTCGGAAGACACGCTCAAGAAAGCCGACGCGGAACATGCGGATGCGTTTGTTGCCGTAACCAATGGTGATAACAGAAACATAATGTCTGTTCAATTGGCGAAAGTAAGGTTCAAAGTGCCTAAGGTCGTTGCGAGAATATACGATCCGATCAGATCATACGTCTATGCCGATATGGGAATCGACACGATCTGCACGACATGTTTAGGCGCGGGAATATTACACGACAAAATACTCGGCAAGCCATATGATAAGATAGAGCAATACAGCCAGTTCGGACTGGAAGACAAAGTGCTGGAGGCCACCAATGAGTAG